The sequence below is a genomic window from Henriciella marina DSM 19595.
CAAGCAATGCCAGGGCGTTTTTACTCTTCGCCCATGTCCGGCACACCGACGACGTGGAAGCCGGCATCAACGTGAAGCACCTCTCCTGCCACTGAATGGCCAAGGTCCGACAGCAGGTAGAGCGCGGCGCCTGCGACGCCTTCCATACGCGTGTCTTCCTTCAGGAGCGACATGTCGCGGCCTGTGCCCATCAGCGACTTGCCCCCCTTGATGCCTGCCAGTGACAGCGTGCGCATGGCGCCAGCTGATATGGCGTTCACGCGGATGCCCTGAGGCCCGAGATCGCGGGCAGCATAGCGGGTGGAGGCCTCGAGCGCGGCCTTCGCGACACCCATGACATTATAGGACGGCACGACACGCTCGGCGCCAAGATAGGTCATGCAGATGATCGAGCCGCCATCCGGCATCATCTCGGAGGCACGGCGCGAGCAATCGATGAAGCTGTAGACCGAGATATCCATTGCCCGGCGAAACCCTTCCCGGGTCGTATTGGCGACCATGGAGCCCTGCAGCTCATCCTTGCCGGCAAAGGCGATGGAGTGAACGAGAAAGTCGATCTTGCCCCATTTTTCCTTCACCGCCGCAAAGGCCTCATCCATCGACGCGTCATCGGTCACATCGGCAGGGATCATCGTGTCCATACCGATCGACTCGACCAGCGGACGCACCCGGCGCTCAAGGCTCTCGCCCTGGTAGGTGAAGGCAATTTCTGCGCCCTGGGCGGCAAGCTGTTTCGAGATACCCCAGGCGATCGAGTTCTGGTTCGCGACGCCCATGACGAGGCCGCGCTTGCCCTTCATCAGTTCGCCTTCCGGCATGTTCCAGTCGTCAGCCATGGTGAAATCCTCGCGTGAAGGTGGATTTAGGTTTCTGCCTTCGGGCTAGGCGGGCAGATTGTTTTGGTCAAGCCGGTGAGGGGCCAGTGACGGCCCACCGCATCAGCTCATCGCGCCGCCGCCTTCGAGCACGTTCTTCAGGCCGACCTTCATGTCGATCGCCGTGTAGACATGCTCATCATCAACATAGACGCGGCCATCGGCAATGCCGAGATTGAGCTTGCCGCGGCGCACCCGTTTGATGTCGATGACGTATTTGACGAGCTTCTTGTCCGGCGTGATCTCACCGGTGAACTTCACCTCGCCAACACCAAGCGCCCGGCCCTTGCCGGGTGAGCCGGACCAGCCAAGCCAGTAGCCGACCGCCTGCCACATGGCATCGAGGCCAAGGCAGCCAGGCATCACCGGATCCCCCGGAAAATGGCACTGGAAGAACCAGAGATCAGGTTTGACGTCATATTCGCCGATCACATGGCCTTTCCCGAAGGCGCCGCCATCGAGACTGATTTCGGTGATGCGGTCCATCATCAGCATCGGTGGCACGGGCAACTGCGCGTTCCCCGGACCGAAAAGCTGGCCCTGACCTGAGATCAGCAGCTCCTCCTTCGTATAGGAGGACTGGGGCGTGTGAAAATCATGCGGTCCGCTCATGCGAGCACCTCTACTTGCCGGGAATCAAGATCAGGGCATGAGCCTGCCCCAAAGCGCCTTGTCAAGCAAACCGCTGGGCTAAAGACCGGCGGAGTCGGTGTTGAGGCCCCAAAGCGAGGGCTTGTCCACCCAGCCGCGATAATCGCCCACGCGGACCTCGCACCAGCGTTCCTCGCAACTTTCCAGCTCAGCCAGAACGCCCGCCTGCAACGTAGCGCGCCCCGGTGACCCTGACTGCGCCCGGCGGCGCAAGACCGTCTCGCGGGTGACGATGACATGGCCGGGGTCGGTCAGCATACGTGCGGCCACCCATACCTCATCGCCATCGGGATCGCGGATCTGCGCCCAGTCGCGCGTTTCCTTTATGACCAGCACAGGCAGGCCGGCCCGCTCATACT
It includes:
- a CDS encoding enoyl-ACP reductase FabI, which produces MADDWNMPEGELMKGKRGLVMGVANQNSIAWGISKQLAAQGAEIAFTYQGESLERRVRPLVESIGMDTMIPADVTDDASMDEAFAAVKEKWGKIDFLVHSIAFAGKDELQGSMVANTTREGFRRAMDISVYSFIDCSRRASEMMPDGGSIICMTYLGAERVVPSYNVMGVAKAALEASTRYAARDLGPQGIRVNAISAGAMRTLSLAGIKGGKSLMGTGRDMSLLKEDTRMEGVAGAALYLLSDLGHSVAGEVLHVDAGFHVVGVPDMGEE
- the fabA gene encoding bifunctional 3-hydroxydecanoyl-ACP dehydratase/trans-2-decenoyl-ACP isomerase, whose protein sequence is MSGPHDFHTPQSSYTKEELLISGQGQLFGPGNAQLPVPPMLMMDRITEISLDGGAFGKGHVIGEYDVKPDLWFFQCHFPGDPVMPGCLGLDAMWQAVGYWLGWSGSPGKGRALGVGEVKFTGEITPDKKLVKYVIDIKRVRRGKLNLGIADGRVYVDDEHVYTAIDMKVGLKNVLEGGGAMS
- a CDS encoding SH3 domain-containing protein; this translates as MATPLAAGQTVKISQFSGKPVPRFESLRYSRVNGRIGPSTDHQVAWEYERAGLPVLVIKETRDWAQIRDPDGDEVWVAARMLTDPGHVIVTRETVLRRRAQSGSPGRATLQAGVLAELESCEERWCEVRVGDYRGWVDKPSLWGLNTDSAGL